A stretch of the Comamonas testosteroni TK102 genome encodes the following:
- the murC gene encoding UDP-N-acetylmuramate--L-alanine ligase produces MKHAIHHIHFVGIGGAGMSGIAEVLHNLGYAISGSDLADSATLRRLAGLGIKTFVGHAAENVAGTDAVVTSTAVQGDNPEVLAAREKKIPVVPRALMLAELMRFKQGIAIAGAHGKTTTTSLVTSVLAEAGLDPTFVIGGKLNSAGANAKLGQGDYIVVEADESDASFLNLLPVMAVVTNIDADHMETYGHDFGRLKQAFVDFLHRMPFYGRAILCVDSPAVREILPRLARPVTTYGFAEDAQVRAVNVRAEAGRMRFTVRRQNGQSYPDLEVVLSLPGEHNVLNALSAVAVAMELEISDEALLRALEGFKGVGRRFQRYGELPAADGGMFTVIDDYGHHPVEMAATLAAARGAFPGQRLVLAFQPHRYSRTRDCFEDFVKVIGSADSVLLAEVYAAGEAPIVAADGRSLARALRVAGKVEPVFVENIADMPAAIAANAQAGDVLLCMGAGSIGAVPGKLVEMLQKQEPAAPAGSAQ; encoded by the coding sequence ATGAAACACGCCATTCATCACATTCACTTTGTCGGTATTGGCGGCGCCGGCATGAGCGGTATTGCAGAGGTTCTGCACAACCTGGGTTACGCCATTTCAGGTTCCGACCTGGCTGACAGTGCCACGCTGCGCCGCCTGGCCGGCCTGGGCATCAAGACCTTTGTCGGTCATGCGGCCGAGAACGTCGCCGGCACCGATGCCGTGGTGACCTCCACGGCCGTGCAGGGCGACAACCCCGAGGTTCTGGCGGCCCGCGAGAAAAAGATTCCGGTGGTTCCCCGTGCCCTGATGCTGGCCGAGCTGATGCGCTTCAAGCAGGGCATCGCCATTGCCGGCGCGCATGGCAAGACCACCACCACCAGCCTGGTGACCAGCGTGCTGGCCGAGGCGGGCCTGGACCCTACTTTCGTGATCGGCGGCAAGCTCAATAGCGCTGGCGCGAATGCCAAGCTGGGTCAGGGCGACTACATCGTGGTCGAGGCCGACGAGTCCGATGCTTCCTTCCTGAACCTGCTGCCCGTGATGGCCGTCGTCACCAATATCGACGCCGACCACATGGAAACCTACGGCCATGACTTTGGCCGTCTCAAGCAGGCCTTTGTCGACTTTCTGCACCGCATGCCGTTTTACGGCCGTGCCATTCTCTGCGTCGACAGTCCTGCCGTGCGCGAGATATTGCCCAGGCTGGCCCGCCCGGTCACGACCTACGGCTTTGCCGAAGATGCCCAGGTGCGTGCCGTGAACGTGCGTGCCGAAGCCGGTCGCATGCGCTTTACCGTGCGACGCCAGAACGGACAGAGCTACCCCGACCTCGAAGTCGTTCTGAGCCTGCCCGGCGAGCACAACGTGCTCAACGCCCTGTCTGCCGTGGCGGTCGCCATGGAGCTCGAGATTTCCGATGAAGCGCTGCTGCGTGCCCTGGAAGGCTTCAAGGGCGTGGGACGGCGCTTCCAGCGCTATGGCGAGCTGCCGGCTGCCGATGGCGGCATGTTCACCGTCATCGACGACTACGGTCACCACCCTGTGGAAATGGCCGCCACGCTGGCTGCAGCACGCGGCGCCTTCCCGGGCCAGCGCCTGGTGCTGGCCTTTCAGCCGCATCGCTACAGCCGCACACGCGACTGTTTCGAGGACTTCGTGAAAGTCATAGGCAGCGCCGATTCCGTGCTGCTGGCCGAGGTCTATGCCGCAGGCGAGGCTCCCATCGTGGCCGCCGACGGTCGCTCCCTGGCCCGCGCTTTGCGCGTGGCCGGCAAAGTCGAGCCTGTATTTGTGGAAAACATTGCCGATATGCCGGCAGCCATCGCCGCCAATGCGCAAGCAGGTGATGTATTGCTGTGCATGGGAGCGGGATCGATTGGTGCCGTGCCCGGGAAACTGGTTGAAATGCTTCAGAAACAAGAGCCGGCTGCGCCCGCAGGGAGCGCGCAATGA
- the murG gene encoding undecaprenyldiphospho-muramoylpentapeptide beta-N-acetylglucosaminyltransferase, which yields MTLPVEQNRQRTALVIAGGTGGHIFPGLAVAQELRARGWNVHWLGAPGSMESRIVPPQGFALETIEFGGVRGKGVKTLLQLPFKLSKAFAQARSVIRRVQPDVVIGLGGYLTVPAGLMAALSGVPVVLHEQNSVAGMANKVVAKVARRVFTAFPKVFAKGEWVGNPLRQAFLEQAEPAQRFAGRSGPLKLLVVGGSLGARALNEIVPQALALMPADQRPVVLHQSGTAQIDALRANYQAAGVQAELTPFIDDTAKAFADADLVVCRAGASTVTEIAAVGAAAVYVPFPAAVDDHQTSNARFLVDAGGGWLQPQSTLSAQGLAEMLQNMQRATLLERAELAKKMQKTDATAKVVAACEELAA from the coding sequence ATGACGCTTCCCGTTGAGCAAAACAGGCAGCGCACCGCGCTGGTGATCGCCGGCGGAACCGGCGGCCATATCTTCCCCGGGCTGGCCGTGGCGCAGGAGCTGCGCGCACGCGGTTGGAATGTGCACTGGCTGGGCGCGCCGGGCTCCATGGAGTCGCGCATCGTGCCGCCGCAGGGCTTTGCACTGGAGACCATCGAGTTCGGCGGCGTGCGCGGCAAGGGCGTCAAGACTTTGCTGCAGCTGCCCTTCAAGCTGAGCAAGGCCTTTGCACAGGCGCGCAGCGTCATCAGGCGCGTGCAGCCCGATGTGGTCATCGGCCTGGGCGGTTATCTCACCGTGCCCGCAGGCCTGATGGCCGCGCTGTCCGGCGTGCCCGTGGTGCTGCACGAGCAGAACTCCGTGGCCGGCATGGCCAACAAGGTCGTGGCCAAGGTGGCCAGGCGCGTGTTCACGGCTTTCCCCAAGGTGTTTGCCAAGGGCGAATGGGTGGGCAACCCGCTGCGTCAGGCTTTTCTGGAGCAGGCCGAGCCGGCCCAGCGCTTTGCCGGTCGCAGCGGCCCGCTGAAGCTGCTCGTCGTGGGCGGCAGCCTGGGAGCCAGGGCGCTCAATGAGATCGTGCCCCAGGCTCTGGCCCTGATGCCTGCCGATCAGCGCCCCGTGGTGCTGCACCAAAGCGGTACGGCCCAGATCGATGCGCTGCGTGCCAACTATCAGGCTGCCGGCGTGCAGGCCGAGCTGACTCCTTTCATCGACGACACGGCCAAGGCTTTTGCCGATGCCGATCTCGTGGTCTGCCGTGCCGGTGCCAGCACCGTGACCGAGATCGCTGCCGTAGGGGCTGCAGCGGTCTATGTGCCCTTCCCGGCGGCGGTGGATGACCACCAGACCAGCAATGCCCGCTTCCTGGTGGATGCCGGTGGCGGTTGGTTACAGCCTCAAAGTACTTTGAGCGCCCAAGGGTTGGCGGAAATGCTACAAAATATGCAGCGTGCGACGCTGTTGGAGCGCGCTGAACTCGCGAAGAAAATGCAAAAGACTGATGCCACCGCGAAGGTGGTCGCCGCTTGTGAGGAGTTGGCAGCATGA
- the ftsW gene encoding putative lipid II flippase FtsW, which produces MTAAFMTSLSGRMRSWFRTVGDKPIDVLPVRVGGPVYDRPTRTPASVLGLDQALIWVVIALLSWSLVMVYSASIAMPDNPRFGKIEPYHFLLRHTMSIGMAFVAALLAFQVPMNVWEKVARKLFLISIVLLVAVLIPHVGTVVNGARRWLSLGIMNFQPSELAKFSILIYAADYMVRKMEVKERFFRAVLPMGLAVVVVGVLLLAEPDMGAFMVIVVISMGILFLGGVNARMFFIIALLVVLAFGMIIATSEWRRERIFAYLDPWDEKHALGKGYQLSHALIAIGRGEIFGVGLGRSVEKLHWLPEAHTDFLLAVIGEEFGLVGLLLIAAVFFWLTRRIMLIGRQAIALDRVFAGLVAEGVAIWMGFQAFINMGVNLGALPTKGLTLPLMSFGGSAILMNLIAIAVVLRVDYENKLLMKGGHA; this is translated from the coding sequence ATGACAGCCGCCTTCATGACCAGCCTCTCCGGCCGCATGCGCTCGTGGTTTCGCACGGTCGGGGACAAGCCCATCGACGTGCTGCCGGTGCGTGTAGGCGGGCCCGTGTACGACCGTCCGACCCGCACGCCAGCCAGCGTCCTGGGGCTGGACCAGGCTCTGATCTGGGTCGTCATCGCCTTGCTGTCCTGGAGTCTGGTCATGGTGTATTCGGCATCGATTGCGATGCCCGACAATCCGCGCTTCGGCAAGATCGAGCCCTATCACTTCCTGCTGCGCCACACCATGTCTATAGGCATGGCCTTTGTGGCCGCGCTGCTGGCCTTCCAGGTGCCCATGAATGTCTGGGAGAAGGTGGCGCGCAAGCTGTTCCTGATCTCCATCGTGCTGCTGGTGGCGGTGCTGATTCCGCATGTGGGCACGGTGGTCAACGGCGCGCGGCGCTGGCTGTCGCTGGGCATCATGAACTTCCAGCCTTCGGAGCTTGCCAAGTTCTCCATCCTGATCTATGCGGCCGACTACATGGTTCGCAAGATGGAGGTCAAGGAGCGCTTCTTCCGCGCCGTGCTGCCCATGGGCCTGGCCGTGGTCGTGGTGGGGGTGCTGCTGCTGGCCGAGCCCGACATGGGGGCCTTCATGGTGATCGTCGTGATCTCCATGGGCATTCTGTTCCTGGGCGGCGTGAATGCGCGCATGTTCTTCATCATCGCGCTGCTGGTGGTGCTGGCCTTCGGCATGATCATCGCCACCTCGGAGTGGCGACGCGAACGTATTTTTGCCTACCTTGATCCCTGGGATGAAAAGCATGCGCTGGGCAAGGGCTATCAGCTCTCGCATGCGCTGATCGCCATCGGGCGGGGCGAGATCTTTGGCGTGGGCCTGGGCCGCAGCGTGGAAAAGCTGCACTGGCTGCCCGAAGCGCATACCGACTTCCTGCTGGCCGTGATCGGCGAGGAATTCGGTCTGGTCGGTCTGCTGCTGATTGCGGCAGTCTTCTTCTGGCTGACCCGCCGCATCATGCTGATCGGCCGTCAGGCCATCGCGCTGGACCGTGTCTTTGCGGGCCTGGTGGCGGAGGGCGTGGCGATCTGGATGGGCTTCCAGGCCTTTATCAACATGGGCGTGAATCTCGGCGCCCTGCCAACCAAAGGCCTGACTCTGCCGTTGATGAGTTTTGGCGGTTCGGCCATTTTGATGAATTTGATTGCGATAGCTGTGGTGCTCCGAGTCGATTACGAAAACAAGCTGCTGATGAAGGGAGGTCACGCATGA
- the murD gene encoding UDP-N-acetylmuramoyl-L-alanine--D-glutamate ligase — MQDEDLKLDDQVLQPDTDAGVDAMQTQAPIADLQSISDENMSEMNQEQAQEAPEMEAPAIIAKTLDAEPVPDISTLTAARDAAAFVAQIFADPSISDAADAEVTAAEPQPEAEQQEAVELPPVPVHWPQGAAQHLQGQRVLILGLGISGIAMARWCVRAGADVTVADTREVPPYLSALQTELPGVRFVAGAFTAALVDGQSLSSVYRSPGLSPASVAPVFNAARSIGLPTGGELDLFAFALKGLREAHGYAPKVLGITGTNGKTTVTSLTGQLLEHGGLSVGVAGNIGPTLLDTLSGRIDAETLPQAWVLELSSFQLDDCRGFEPTAATVLNITQDHLDWHGGMQAYADAKAHVFGEQALMVLNREDPVVMAMLPAPVAVPGKRGKTFQRAHVTFGGDMPRRPGDFGLEVVNGMTWLVRAHEADETSKGKNVDDLHIVRLMPADALRIRGRHNAINALSALALATGAGCTLAPLLYGLREYRGEPHRVQPVGRVGDVEYFDDSKGTNVGATVAALMGLGPDHRIVVILGGLGKGQDFTPLAAPVSRYVRAAVLIGQDAPQIREALGDTGVTLVDAASMQDAVQQAARLAHAGDAVLLSPACASMDMFKDYADRAHQFVEAVRELALEAGQQLEDGA; from the coding sequence ATGCAAGACGAAGACCTCAAGCTCGACGATCAGGTTCTGCAGCCGGATACGGATGCGGGAGTGGATGCTATGCAAACGCAAGCGCCTATCGCTGATCTGCAAAGCATTTCAGATGAAAATATGTCTGAAATGAATCAGGAGCAAGCGCAAGAAGCTCCTGAAATGGAAGCGCCTGCCATCATCGCCAAGACGCTGGATGCCGAGCCGGTGCCCGATATCTCCACCTTGACGGCCGCCAGGGATGCGGCCGCCTTTGTGGCACAGATCTTTGCCGATCCCAGCATCTCCGACGCGGCCGACGCCGAAGTGACTGCCGCCGAGCCGCAGCCCGAAGCCGAGCAGCAGGAGGCGGTGGAACTGCCGCCTGTCCCCGTGCATTGGCCGCAAGGCGCGGCCCAGCATCTGCAGGGTCAGCGCGTGCTGATTCTGGGTCTGGGCATCTCGGGTATTGCGATGGCCCGCTGGTGCGTGCGTGCCGGTGCCGACGTCACGGTGGCAGACACGCGCGAAGTCCCGCCCTATCTGTCTGCGCTGCAGACCGAGCTGCCCGGCGTGCGCTTTGTCGCCGGCGCATTCACGGCGGCCCTGGTCGATGGCCAGAGCCTGAGCTCCGTCTATCGTTCGCCGGGCCTGAGCCCGGCCAGCGTGGCGCCGGTCTTCAATGCCGCGCGCAGCATCGGCCTGCCCACGGGCGGCGAACTCGATCTGTTTGCCTTTGCGCTCAAGGGCCTGCGCGAAGCCCATGGCTATGCGCCCAAGGTGCTGGGCATTACCGGCACCAACGGCAAGACCACGGTCACCTCGCTGACCGGTCAGCTGCTGGAGCATGGCGGATTGAGCGTGGGCGTGGCCGGAAATATCGGTCCCACGCTGCTCGACACCCTGTCCGGGCGCATCGATGCCGAGACGCTGCCCCAGGCCTGGGTGCTGGAGCTGTCCAGCTTCCAGCTCGATGACTGCCGCGGCTTCGAGCCCACGGCGGCCACGGTGCTCAATATCACCCAGGACCATCTCGACTGGCATGGAGGCATGCAGGCCTATGCCGACGCCAAGGCCCATGTCTTTGGCGAGCAGGCTCTGATGGTCCTCAACCGTGAAGATCCCGTCGTCATGGCCATGCTGCCCGCGCCTGTGGCGGTGCCCGGCAAGCGCGGCAAGACTTTCCAGCGCGCCCATGTCACCTTTGGCGGCGACATGCCGCGCCGCCCTGGCGACTTCGGTCTGGAGGTGGTCAACGGCATGACCTGGCTGGTGCGCGCCCACGAGGCCGACGAAACCAGCAAGGGCAAGAACGTCGACGATCTGCACATCGTGCGCCTGATGCCCGCCGATGCGCTGCGCATCCGCGGCCGCCACAACGCCATCAATGCGCTGTCGGCCCTGGCGCTGGCGACCGGCGCGGGATGCACGCTGGCACCGCTGCTCTACGGCCTGCGCGAATACCGGGGCGAGCCGCACCGCGTACAGCCCGTGGGCCGGGTGGGCGATGTCGAATACTTTGACGACAGCAAGGGCACGAATGTGGGTGCCACCGTGGCCGCCCTCATGGGCCTGGGGCCGGACCACCGCATCGTGGTGATTCTGGGCGGTCTGGGCAAGGGCCAGGACTTCACGCCGCTGGCTGCTCCCGTTTCGCGCTATGTGCGCGCGGCCGTGCTGATCGGTCAGGACGCGCCGCAGATTCGCGAGGCCCTGGGCGACACCGGCGTGACCCTGGTCGATGCCGCCTCCATGCAGGACGCCGTGCAGCAGGCCGCGCGTCTGGCCCATGCGGGCGATGCAGTGCTGCTCTCGCCGGCCTGCGCAAGCATGGATATGTTCAAGGACTACGCGGACCGCGCCCACCAGTTTGTGGAAGCGGTGCGCGAGCTGGCACTTGAAGCCGGCCAGCAACTGGAGGACGGCGCATGA
- the mraY gene encoding phospho-N-acetylmuramoyl-pentapeptide-transferase, producing MLLMLAQWLQGLSPDFGFLRVFQYLTLRAVLAAVTALLIGLIVGPRAIRMLTALKIGQPVRGYGMETHLVKSGTPTMGGVLILFSIAVSTLLWFDLSNRFVWIVLLVTLGFGAIGWVDDWRKVVNKDPEGMRSGEKYFWQSVIGLLAALYLVFCISENNNAEVFGLFISWVQSGFSMDLPPKAGLMVPFFKEVSYPLGVLGFIVMTYLVIVGASNAVNLTDGLDGLAIMPVIMVGTALGIFAYVTGNATYARYLLFPSIPGTGELMVFCGAMAGAGLAFLWFNAHPAQVFMGDVGALALGAALGTIAVIVRQEIVLAVMGGIFVAEAISVMLQVTYFKYTKKRYGEGRRLLKMAPLHHHFEKSGWKETQVVIRFWIITMLLCLLGLSTLKLR from the coding sequence ATGCTGCTGATGCTGGCTCAATGGCTGCAAGGGCTTTCGCCGGATTTCGGCTTTCTGCGCGTCTTTCAATACCTGACGCTGCGTGCCGTGCTGGCCGCCGTCACCGCCTTGCTGATCGGCCTGATCGTCGGCCCCAGGGCGATTCGCATGCTGACCGCACTCAAGATCGGTCAGCCCGTGCGCGGCTACGGCATGGAGACCCATCTGGTCAAAAGCGGCACGCCCACCATGGGCGGCGTGCTGATTCTGTTCTCGATTGCCGTTTCCACCCTGCTGTGGTTTGACCTGTCCAACCGCTTTGTCTGGATCGTGCTGCTGGTCACGCTGGGCTTCGGTGCGATTGGCTGGGTGGACGATTGGCGCAAGGTCGTCAACAAGGACCCCGAGGGCATGCGCTCGGGCGAGAAGTATTTCTGGCAGTCCGTCATCGGCCTGCTGGCCGCTCTGTATCTGGTGTTCTGCATTTCCGAGAACAACAACGCCGAGGTTTTCGGCCTGTTCATCTCCTGGGTGCAGTCGGGCTTTTCCATGGACCTGCCCCCCAAGGCCGGCCTGATGGTGCCCTTCTTCAAGGAGGTCAGCTACCCGTTGGGCGTGCTGGGCTTCATCGTCATGACCTATCTGGTCATCGTGGGCGCCAGCAATGCCGTGAACCTGACCGACGGCCTCGATGGCCTGGCCATCATGCCCGTCATCATGGTCGGCACGGCCCTGGGCATCTTTGCTTATGTGACCGGCAATGCCACCTATGCGCGCTATCTGCTGTTTCCCAGTATCCCCGGAACGGGCGAACTGATGGTGTTCTGCGGCGCCATGGCGGGTGCCGGTCTGGCTTTTCTCTGGTTCAACGCACACCCCGCCCAGGTCTTCATGGGCGACGTGGGCGCACTGGCGCTGGGCGCCGCTCTGGGCACGATCGCCGTGATCGTGCGCCAGGAAATCGTGCTGGCCGTGATGGGCGGCATCTTTGTGGCAGAAGCCATCTCGGTGATGCTGCAGGTGACTTACTTCAAGTACACCAAGAAGCGCTATGGCGAGGGCCGTCGCCTGCTGAAGATGGCACCGCTGCACCACCACTTTGAAAAGAGCGGCTGGAAGGAGACCCAGGTCGTGATCCGCTTCTGGATCATCACCATGCTGCTGTGCCTGCTGGGCCTGTCCACCCTGAAGCTGAGGTAG
- a CDS encoding UDP-N-acetylmuramoyl-tripeptide--D-alanyl-D-alanine ligase yields the protein MMTLAKALELIQTHIPQARLVGNGQLELARVHTDTRTLQDGDLFVALKGERFDAHDFLSQAQAAGAVAAVASHGLGTAGMAGIEVPDTLLALGALARAWRAQFDLPLIAVTGSNGKTTVTQMIASVLRAHVGAQGEAALATRGNFNNSIGMPLNLLRMTGAHRIAVLEMGMNHPGEIAELAAIGQPTVALVNNAQREHQEFMGTVEAVARENGSVLGFLPRDGVAIFPAGDTYTPLWTELAAGRSCLMFGEAVAGAQVFASDVVWADGAWSFALNTPQGVAAVQLHIAGRHNVRNALAAAACAHAAGVSLAAIAKGLSGFEPVTGRSRALAVQVNGQGVTVVDDSYNANPDSVAAAIAVLAELPAPQLLVLGDMGEVGDNGPQFHAEAGALARQSGIAQVFALGEQSAFAASAFGSGARHFDSMAALEQAVCAVLPKVGSVLVKGSRFMKMEQVVQSVEACADNKQGNCGEAACC from the coding sequence GCTGGAGCTGATCCAGACGCATATCCCCCAAGCCCGCCTGGTCGGCAACGGCCAGCTGGAGCTGGCACGCGTGCACACCGATACGCGCACGCTGCAGGACGGGGACTTGTTCGTGGCACTGAAGGGCGAGCGTTTTGACGCCCATGATTTTTTGTCCCAGGCGCAGGCCGCAGGTGCCGTGGCTGCTGTTGCCAGCCACGGACTGGGGACCGCAGGCATGGCCGGCATCGAAGTGCCGGACACCCTGCTGGCGCTGGGTGCTCTGGCGCGGGCCTGGCGTGCGCAGTTCGATCTGCCGCTGATTGCCGTGACCGGCAGCAATGGCAAGACCACGGTCACGCAGATGATTGCCTCCGTCCTGCGCGCGCACGTGGGCGCGCAGGGCGAGGCAGCGCTGGCCACGCGCGGCAATTTCAACAACTCCATCGGCATGCCGCTGAACCTGCTGCGCATGACGGGCGCGCATCGTATTGCGGTGCTGGAGATGGGCATGAACCACCCCGGTGAGATTGCCGAGCTGGCCGCCATCGGCCAGCCCACGGTGGCCCTGGTCAACAATGCCCAGCGCGAACACCAGGAGTTCATGGGTACGGTGGAAGCCGTGGCGCGTGAAAACGGCTCGGTGCTGGGCTTTCTGCCCCGGGACGGCGTGGCCATCTTTCCCGCTGGCGATACGTACACCCCGCTGTGGACGGAGCTGGCCGCCGGCCGCTCCTGCCTGATGTTTGGCGAGGCCGTTGCCGGTGCCCAGGTTTTTGCCAGCGATGTGGTCTGGGCCGACGGCGCCTGGAGCTTTGCACTGAACACGCCGCAAGGCGTGGCAGCCGTGCAGCTGCATATTGCCGGCCGCCACAACGTGCGCAACGCACTGGCCGCGGCTGCCTGCGCCCATGCCGCCGGTGTGTCTCTGGCGGCCATTGCGAAGGGACTGTCCGGCTTCGAGCCCGTGACCGGCCGTTCGCGCGCGCTGGCCGTGCAGGTCAATGGCCAGGGCGTCACGGTGGTTGATGACAGCTACAACGCCAACCCCGATTCGGTGGCCGCCGCCATTGCCGTGCTCGCCGAGCTGCCTGCGCCGCAGTTGCTGGTGCTGGGCGATATGGGCGAGGTCGGCGACAACGGCCCGCAGTTCCATGCCGAAGCCGGTGCACTGGCGCGGCAGTCCGGGATTGCCCAGGTCTTTGCTCTGGGCGAGCAAAGCGCGTTTGCGGCCTCTGCCTTCGGCAGTGGTGCTAGGCATTTTGATAGCATGGCCGCCCTTGAGCAGGCGGTGTGCGCAGTTTTACCCAAGGTAGGTAGCGTTTTGGTCAAGGGTTCGCGGTTCATGAAGATGGAGCAAGTGGTGCAGAGCGTTGAAGCCTGCGCAGACAACAAGCAGGGCAACTGCGGGGAGGCCGCATGCTGCTGA